In Garra rufa chromosome 15, GarRuf1.0, whole genome shotgun sequence, a single genomic region encodes these proteins:
- the paox1 gene encoding polyamine oxidase (exo-N4-amino) 1, producing the protein MADRNPSIVVVGAGVAGLSAAKKLKEYGFNDVTVLEASEKVGGRVATAALGNACVDTGAQYIHGTSEKNPVYCLLKKSGLLDHIPEMGEEVFYSNKGHKVDANFARRAYEAGESIIRYRGSNTGKSLGEHYAEKTKSVIDSVEDNDKKTKMQSVFALVGKDMLIDVGASDLYKISLDSWQYYINMGDSVSVPGLMFQLVDMLLEDFPKDCLLLKREVSTIKWDGSFSAALPHDEPLPANTESATEEKVRQYPVCIVCENGEEILADHVIVTISLGCLKAQASSLFIPSLPTEKMEVIDKLCFGNVAKIFLEYEEAFWENNVGTISLIYEDDTPASVSTNKMEWLKNMQYFSVLRPKERFGNILIGWCPGKIADHVETMTDDELSTAITDHLKMFLGHSNIPQPKSILCTKWRSNKFIRGTYAFLPVGVDGQVMDTLAQPLVGSQHPDQDLQVLFAGEATIKSLYGTVQGALLSGHREADRLAAHYKKTLASTSATSLEKQV; encoded by the exons ATGGCAGACAGGAATCCATCTATTGTGGTAGTTGGTGCAGGAGTGGCAGGACTTTCTGCAGCCAAGAAACTAAAAGAATATGGATTTAATGACGTCACGGTGCTGGAAGCGTCCGAGAAGGTCGGAGGAAGAGTAGCTACTGCAGCTCTAG GGAATGCATGTGTTGATACCGGAGCACAGTACATCCATGGGACGTCAGAAAAAAACCCAGTCTACTGTCTGTTAAAAAAGTCTGGGCTTTTAGACCATATCCCTGAGATGGGCGAAGAAGTATTTTACAGTAACAAGGGACACAAAGTAGATGCAAACTTCGCCAGACGTGCATATGAAGCTGGTGAGAGCATCATTCGATACCGTGGCTCCAACACAGGAAAGAGTTTAGGTGAACACTATGCAGAAAAAACCAAGAGTGTGATTGACAGTGTGGAAGACAATGACAAGAAAACGAAAATGCAGAGTGTTTTTGCTTTGGTCGGAAAAGACATGCTGATTGACGTTGGAGCTTCAGACCTCTACAAGATCTCTCTTGACTCCTGGCAGTATTATATCAACATGGGCGACAGTGTCAGTGTTCCAGG TTTAATGTTTCAGCTTGTGGATATGCTGCTGGAGGACTTCCCTAAAGATTGTTTGCTGCTGAAAAGAGAAGTTAGTACAATTAAATGGGATGGATCCTTTTCTGCTGCCCTTCCTCATGACGAACCTCTCCCTGCTAACACTGAATCTGCTACTGAAGAAAAGGTCCGTCAGTACCCAGTTTGCATTGTCTGTGAGAATGGAGAAGAGATTCTGGCCGATCACGTAATTGTGACCATTTCATTAG gtTGTCTGAAAGCACAAGCGTCCAGCCTATTCATCCCTAGTCTCCCTACTGAGAAAATGGAGGTCATCGATAAGCTGTGCTTTGGCAATGTTGCCAAGATCTTTTTGGAGTATGAAGAGGCATTCTGGGAAAATAATGTTGGCACAATCAGCCTCATTTATGAAGATGACACCCCTGCCTCAGTATCCACAAATAAAATGGAATGGCTCAAGAACATGCAGTACTTTTCTGTCCTGAGACCCAAAGAAAG GTTTGGCAACATCTTAATTGGTTGGTGTCCAGGCAAGATAGCTGACCACGTTGAAACCATGACAGATGATGAACTCTCAACTGCGATCACTGATCATCTCAAAATGTTCTTAG GACATTCAAACATTCCTCAGCCAAAATCCATACTCTGCACTAAGTGGCGCAGCAACAAGTTCATAAGGGGAACCTATGCTTTCCTCCCTGTTGGTGTTGATGGCCAAGTTATGGACACACTGGCACAACCACTAGTGGGCAGTCAGCATCCTGACcaa GATCTTCAGGTCCTGTTTGCAGGTGAGGCAACAATAAAGAGTCTTTATGGCACGGTGCAAGGAGCTCTACTCTCAGGACACAGGGAGGCAGACAGACTGGCAGCACATTACAAGAAGACACTGGCTTCCACTTCCGCTACGTCATTGGAAAAACAAGTTTAG